One genomic region from Mytilus trossulus isolate FHL-02 chromosome 9, PNRI_Mtr1.1.1.hap1, whole genome shotgun sequence encodes:
- the LOC134685515 gene encoding alpha-1,3-mannosyl-glycoprotein 4-beta-N-acetylglucosaminyltransferase C-like translates to MRILPRGRRKETLILFLSTCSVLGFIKLNSVMDGYQHTSLNFAGETKAVLLNKNYTAIVIQNSTKRIKTSVNVTSQSTTSKALLQLVTKSPHSETLKTTMLTPGSTEFTLNFSVSASLQYGHFRPQKGFLTIAIPSVKRERYNYIDKTIDSLLANSSPKDKETVTIVIMFNDDDTEWNNERALNVSVTYDEYIQSGHIQVITLPPQQYPDFQVMPTTYNDSVERLKWRSKQNIHYAFLFKYCHNISDFYMHLEDDVVAAKNYIQDIRKYKRIFMNNWFLIRFSNMGFIGIFFKSSNLLTISDFFLLFYAVQPCDFLMNIIAKIKLQEKEIRYRPSLFQHHGIISSLKNKKQLIVDRYFKGSKITRRKKFYNLNPPAEVDTTMVVYETYTADKAYLINDKYFWAVSPQKGQTYTVVLKEQQTLKALVIVGAYPTKKADYIQNGEVQISSSQHCSDWIKLGELTKGSFDSAKVKNPDIPVMLRNITCIQIEVTKSQNEWAIISELALKLDE, encoded by the exons ATGCGAATATTGCCTCGTGGTAGGAGAAAAGAAACGTTGATCCTGTTTTTGAGTACATGTAGTGTATTAGGTTTTATAAAACTAAACAGTGTTATGGATGGATACCAACATACGTCTTTAAACTTTGCAG GTGAAACTAAAGCTGTCTTGCTGAATAAG aatTACACAGCTATAGTTATTCAGAACAGTaccaaaagaataaaaacaagTGTAAATGTTACCAGTCAAAGTACAACAAGCAAAGCACTGTTACAATTGGTTACAAAATCGCCTCATTCGGAAACATTG AAAACAACTATGCTGACTCCGGGATCCACAGAGTTCACGTTAAATTTCAGTGTAAGTGCATCATTACAGTATGGTCATTTCAGACCACAAAAAG GTTTCCTTACGATTGCTATCCCATCAGTAAAAAGAGAAAGATATAACTACATCGATAAAACGATCGACTCGTTATTAGCGAATTCGTCACCAAAAGATAAGGAAACGGTTACTATAGTGATAATGTTTAACGATGATGATACTGAATGGAACAATGAACGAGCATTAAACGTTTCAGTAACGTATGATGAATACATACAATCTGGTCATATTCAGGTCATAACTTTACCGCCACAACAGTATCCGGATTTCCAGGTAATGCCAACGACGTATAACGATAGCGTCGAACGTCTAAAGTGGagaagtaaacaaaatattcactatgcctttttattcaaatattgtcaTAATATCTCAGACTTTTACATGCATTTAGAAGATGATGTTGTTGCAGCcaaaaattatattcaagacATTAGGAAATATAAACGAATTTTtatgaacaattggtttttaattagattttcaaatatggGATTTATcggaatattttttaaatcatctaaCTTATTGACAATTTCTGATTTCTTTCTATTGTTTTATGCCGTACAACCTTGTGATTTTTTAATGAAcataattgcaaaaataaaactgCAAGAAAAAGAAATACGATATCGTCCAAGTTTGTTTCAACATCATGGTATAATCTCATCTCTAAAGAATAAAAAGCAGCTCATAGTAGACCGTTATTTCAAAGGATCAAAAATAACAAGACGcaaaaaattttacaatttaaatccaCCAGCTGAGGTGGACACGACGATGGTAGTATACGAGACATATACAGCTGATAAAGCTTAtcttataaatgataaatactTTTGGGCAGTAAGTCCTCAAAAAGGACAAACATATACAGTCGTGCTGAAGGAGCAACAAACTTTAAAGGCTCTCGTTATCGTTGGAGCCTATCCAACAAAAAAGGCAGATTATATTCAAAATGGAGAAGTGCAGATATCTTCATCCCAGCACTGTTCTGATTGGATAAAGCTTGGAGAGTTGACAAAAGGATCGTTTGATAGTGCAAAGGTCAAAAATCCGGACATTCCAGTTATGTTGAGGAACATAACGTGTATTCAAATCGAGGTCACAAAATCGCAGAATGAATGGGCCATTATAAGTGAACTAGCATTGAAACTAGACGAATAG